The Streptomyces sp. NBC_00236 DNA window GCTTCCCGTGGTCATCCGCGCCTCCGAATCCACCGAGGGCCGTGCCCGCCTCCAGCGCAAGACCAAGGCCCGCGACCGGGCTGCCGCCTCCCTGCGCCACGCCACTCGTACCCGCCTCGCCCCCTTGGTCGGCGTCTCCCTTCGCGACGCACACGCTCCCGCGGCGCTCCTCCCCGCCGTTTCCGTGCGCCGCGGATCCGACGACACCCGCCTCCACGAACTGCTCTTCGGCTCGGTCCCTTCGGACGACGCCGCACTCGTCCTTCTGGCAGAACAACTCGACACCCTCGAAAGAGAGGTCCGTACCTCATGAGCGCCCCGCCCCCCATTCCCGCCGGGACAACCGGGACCGTCAGCGGCGACGCCGCTGCCCGCGCTTCCCTGGAAGCGCTGCGCTCCGAGATCGCGAAGGCCGTGGTCGGACAGGACCCGGCGGTCACCGGTCTTGTGGTCGCGCTGCTCTGCCGCGGCCATGTCCTGCTGGAAGGTGTCCCCGGCGTGGCCAAGACCCTCCTGGTCAGGGCCCTCGCAGCGTCGCTCGAACTCGACACGAAGCGCGTCCAGTTCACCCCCGACCTGATGCCGAGTGACGTCACGGGCTCACTCGTCTACGAGGCCCGCACCGCCGAGTTCTCCTTCCAGCCGGGACCGGTCTTCACGAACCTTCTGCTCGCCGACGAGATCAACCGGACGCCTCCCAAGACCCAGTCGTCCCTTCTGGAAGCGATGGAGGAACGCCAGGTCACTGTCGACGGCACTCCTCGCCCCCTGCCGGACCCGTTCCTCGTGGCGGCCACGCAGAACCCCGTGGAGTACGAAGGCACGTATCCCCTCCCTGAAGCCCAACTGGACCGGTTCCTCCTCAAGCTGACGGTCCCGCTGCCGTCCCGCGACGACGAGATCAACGTCCTGACCCGCCATGCCGACGGGTTCAATCCGCGCGACCTGCACGCGGCGGGCATACGACCGGTCGCCGGGCCCGCCGATCTGGAGGCCGCACGTATCGCTGTCGCCAGGACCACCGTCTCCCCCGAGATCGCCGGCTATGTGGTGGATATCTGTCGTGCCACGCGTGAATCCCCCTCGCTCTCCCTGGGTGTCTCACCCCGGGGCGCCACCGCTCTGCTCTCCACTGCCCGTGCCTGGGCCTGGCTGACCGGCCGCGACTACGTCACCCCGGACGACGTGAAAGCCCTCGCACTCCCCACGCTCCGGCACCGCATACAACTGCGGCCCGAGGCGGAGATGGAGGGGGTTACCCCGGACTCCGTCATCACCGCGGTTCTCGCCCATGTCCCCGTACCCCGTTGAGGCGGTGAATGGTGGCCCTTACCGGACGCACCGCTCTGCTCGCCGCCCTTGGGTCACTCCTTGTAGGCATCCTGGCCCCGAGCTGGACGGGCATGCTCGCGGTCAACGCCCCGCTTCTTCTAGCAATTCTGTGCGACTACGCCCTGGCAGCGCCAGTGCGTCAGCTCCAGTTCACTCGATCCGGTGATACAACCGTTCGACTCGGCGAGAGCGCCGAAGTGCTACTCACCGTAGTCAACCCTTCCCAACGTCGCCTGCGGGCACACCTCCGCGACGCATGGCCTCCCAGCAGCTGGTTCCCGGGCACCGACCAGGCAGCGTCCCGCCACACACTGGATGTGCCGTCCGGTGAACGGCGCCGTGTCGCCACGTTGCTGCGCCCCACCCGTCGCGGCGACCGCCGGGCGGAGCAGATCACCGTGCGCTCCTACGGCCCGCTGGGACTAGCAGCCCGCCAGGGCAGCCACCGCGCCCCGTGGAAGGTACGGGTCCTGCCGCCCTTCACGAGCCGTAAACACCTGCCGTCCCGCCTGGCCAGGCTGCGCGAACTGGATGGCCGTACGAGTGTCCTCACCCGGGGCGAGGGCACGGAGTTCGACAGTCTGCGCGCCTATGTCCCCGGCGACGACACCCGCTCGATCGACTGGCGGGCCACCGCGCGCCAATCGGCGGTCGCCGTACGCACCTGGCGCCCGGAGCGCGACCGTCACATCCTCATCGTCCTCGACACGGGCCGTACATCAGCGGGCCGAGTCGGCGATGTGCCCCGCCTCGACGCCTCGATGGACGCGGCACTCCTTCTCACCGCCCTGGCCACCCGAGCCGGCGATCGCGTGGACCTTCTCGCCTATGACCGCCGTGTACGCGCCCAGGTCCGGGGCCGCGGTGCCGGTGACGTCCTGTCGGCCATGGTCGACGCCCTGGCCCCGCTGGAGCCGGAACTCGTGGAAACCGACGCCCGAGGCCTGAGCGCCGCCGCGCTCACGCACGCTCCCCGGCGCTCCCTGATCGTGCTGCTGACCAGCCTTGACGCAGCCCCGGTCGAGGAAGGACTGCTGCCCGTACTGCCACGTCTTACCCAGCGCCATACCGTGCTGCTGGCAGCCGTGCGGGACCCCCACATCGAGGAGATGGCGGCAGCGAGGGGAACAGTGGACGCGATCTACGACGCTGCCGCGGGAGCCCAGGCTCAGGCAGAACGGCGTCGGACGGCGGACCAGCTCCAGCGTCACGGCGTGGTCGTCGTCGACGCCACCCCGGACAGCCTCGCGCCGTCCCTCGCGGACGCCTACCTGGCCCTCAAGGCGGCCGGCCGGCTGTAACGTCGCCGGCCCCGTCGCACCGAACCTGCCGGCCCGAGTCGCGAGCAGGGACAGGCAGAGGCAGGGCGGGGCGGCGGCGGACGAATCGCGAGGGGAGTCAGGCCCGGATCCCGGCCGCATCCGGCTCGTGGTGTGGCTCGCGTTCGGACCAGGGAAGCAGGAACGGGGTGAACAGCATGAGAAGACCAGCGACGGCGATCGCGGCGCGAGGCCCGGTGACGGCGGCCAGCAGACCCCATAGCCCGGTCATGGCCGCGACAGTCAGCTTGCTGGTGACCGACCACGCCGCCAGGGTGCGGACGATCCGGTCCGTCGCCGTCTGTTCGAGCCGGTAGGTGGCGAACACCGGGTTGAACACACCCATGCAGGTGATCAGCCCGAACTCGACCACGATGACGAGTACGAGTCCGCCTGTGCCGGGCCGGATGAAGGCCAGCCCGAGCGACCAACACGCGCGCAGCGCCCCGGCGGCGAGCAGGACCTTCTGCCGTCCGACCCGTGCGACAAACCCTCGGGCCAGCCGTGAGCCGATGATCCCGCCGATACAGGGCAGGCCGAAGGCGAGGCCGTACTGCCAGGGGGCGAACCCGAGGTTCCCGAGCATGAGGACGGCGAGCAGTGGCGAGGTCGCCATGATCAGACCGCTGACCAGGACCGTGTTGAAGAACAGGGGACGCAGGGCCGGGTGGCTCAGAATGTACCGCCACCCTTCGATCAGGTCACGGGGCCGGAGGCGCGACCTTGGCGTGCCCGTCCGCGCAGGGAGCGGCTCGCTACCACCGATCGCACGGATTCCTGCTGCTGAGAGCAGATAGCTGACCGCATCGGCCAGCACGGTCGTCACTGGTCCGAAGAATCCGATCGCTGCTGTGCCGGCCGGCGGTCCGAGCACCGTGACGGTCCAGGCCGTGGACTCGAACCGTCCGTTCGCGGCGAGCAGGTCCTCCGGCCGTACGAGCGTCTTCAGATACGCGCCACTGGCCGCGCTGAAGGCGATGTCGGCCGCACCGACGACGACGGACACGAGCAGAAGCTGTACGAAGCCGAGCAGCCCGAGCGCATAGGCGGCGGGTACGCTCATCAGCGCTACGAACCGGATCAGGTCCATCGCGACCATCACCGGCCGCTTGCGGCGGAACTCCAGCCACGGCCCCAGCGGCACGGCTACGGCGGCTCCCACAGCGAGCCCTGTCGCGGCCAGTACGGATACCTGGGTCGGCCCTGCGTGGAGTGCAAGGATCGCGATCAGAGCGAACGCGTCGAACGCCAGCCGCGTACCGAACCCACTGACTGCGTACGCCGCCCACAGCCAGCCGAACTGCCGGCCCAACGGTCTCCTGCTCACCATGCTCAGCCCGCCCTGATGTGTTGTCGAACAAACAGACATTGACCATGAAGAGCTAATCGAGCTGGACAACAGCAGGTCAAACAACCAACCTGGCGCCGCTGCACAACGATCCGTTGTGGCTTACCGTGGTTCCCCATGGATCTCGAAGCCGTCCGCACCTTCGCGGCCGTCGCCGACACGGGTCAGTTCCAGGAAGCCTCCGCCGAGCTCTCGATCACCCAGCAGGCCGTCTCCAGACGCATCTCCGTGCTGGAGAAAAGCCTCGGTGTGCGGCTGTTCACCCGCACTCCACGCGGCGCCGAGCTCACCATCGACGGGCAGGCACTCCTGCCTCACGCACGTGAGCTGCTGCGCGTCGCGGAACGCGCGGTCGCGTCCGTGCACGCCGGACGACGGCCGCTGCGTGTCGACGTGATCGCGTCGCGGGGCGCACAGGCGGGCCTGATGCGCGGGTTCCACCGCGCGTATCCCGAAATCGAACTCGACGTGTTGATGCTGTTCGAGATCGAGGCGGCCGTCGCCGCTATCCGGACCGGTGCGATCGATGCGTCATTCCGCGCCGTCACAGCACCCGGCCGGCCGCTTCCCGAGGAGATCGAATCCGTCCGCGTGCTCGATGAACCGTTGCAACTCCTCACGGGTCCTGCCCATGCACTGGCGGGTGCCAGATCGGTGACCCTCGCGCAGCTCGCCGGGCACCGGATCTGGATGCCGGGCATCGTCCCCGGTACCGAGTGGGGCGCCTACTACGACGATCTCGTCGCCGAATTCGACCTCACCATCGAGGCAACCGGCCCCAACTTCGGGTCCGACGCCCTTCTCGACACCATCGCCGACACCCCGGCCCTGGCTACCTTCATGGGCGAGCACACCCGCCTCATCTGGCCCGCCGGCCACGGACTGCGGCGTATCCCGGTAATCGATCCCACACCTGTCTATCCGCACTCGCTGATCTGGCGCCGCGACAACCCACACCCCGCGCTCCTCGCCCTCCGCGATCATCTCGGCTCCACACGCCCCCACCAGGCCGACGGTGAGACCTGGAAGCCTGCATGGGCCAAGGACTCCGATGTGCGGCGGGCCTAATGTGATCGTTCCTGGACGGGAGCGCAGAGAACGCAGAAAAGCCCCGTGCCACAAGGGCACGGGGCTTAACTATTCAAAAGGAGTTCGGCGGCGTCCTACTCTCCCACAGGGTCCCCCCTGCAGTACCATCGGCGCTGAAAGGCTTAGCTTCCGGGTTCGGAATGTAACCGGGCGTTTCCCTAACGCAATGACCACCGAAACACTATGAAATTAACCAACACCGGAAATAAACACGGCCGTTCGTTATTTCAGAACTAACACAGTGGACGCGAGCAACTGAGGACAAGCCCTCGGCCTATTAGTACCAGTCAGCTCCACCCGTTACCGGGCTTCCACATCTGGCCTATCAACCCAGTCGTCTACTGGGAGCCTTAACCCTTCAAGAGGGTGGGAATACTCATCTCGAAGCAGGCTTCCCGCTTAGATGCTTTCAGCGGTTATCCTTTCCGAACGTAGCCAACCAGCCATGCCCTTGGCAGGACAACTGGCACACCAGAGGTTCGTCCGTCCCGGTCCTCTCGTACTAGGGACAGCCCTTCTCAATATTCCTACGCGCACAGCGGATAGGGACCGAACTGTCTCACGACGTTCTAAACCCAGCTCGCGTACCGCTTTAATGGGCGAACAGCCCAACCCTTGGGACCGACTCCAGCCCCAGGATGCGACG harbors:
- a CDS encoding DUF58 domain-containing protein, whose protein sequence is MALTGRTALLAALGSLLVGILAPSWTGMLAVNAPLLLAILCDYALAAPVRQLQFTRSGDTTVRLGESAEVLLTVVNPSQRRLRAHLRDAWPPSSWFPGTDQAASRHTLDVPSGERRRVATLLRPTRRGDRRAEQITVRSYGPLGLAARQGSHRAPWKVRVLPPFTSRKHLPSRLARLRELDGRTSVLTRGEGTEFDSLRAYVPGDDTRSIDWRATARQSAVAVRTWRPERDRHILIVLDTGRTSAGRVGDVPRLDASMDAALLLTALATRAGDRVDLLAYDRRVRAQVRGRGAGDVLSAMVDALAPLEPELVETDARGLSAAALTHAPRRSLIVLLTSLDAAPVEEGLLPVLPRLTQRHTVLLAAVRDPHIEEMAAARGTVDAIYDAAAGAQAQAERRRTADQLQRHGVVVVDATPDSLAPSLADAYLALKAAGRL
- a CDS encoding AAA family ATPase is translated as MSAPPPIPAGTTGTVSGDAAARASLEALRSEIAKAVVGQDPAVTGLVVALLCRGHVLLEGVPGVAKTLLVRALAASLELDTKRVQFTPDLMPSDVTGSLVYEARTAEFSFQPGPVFTNLLLADEINRTPPKTQSSLLEAMEERQVTVDGTPRPLPDPFLVAATQNPVEYEGTYPLPEAQLDRFLLKLTVPLPSRDDEINVLTRHADGFNPRDLHAAGIRPVAGPADLEAARIAVARTTVSPEIAGYVVDICRATRESPSLSLGVSPRGATALLSTARAWAWLTGRDYVTPDDVKALALPTLRHRIQLRPEAEMEGVTPDSVITAVLAHVPVPR
- a CDS encoding MFS transporter, giving the protein MVSRRPLGRQFGWLWAAYAVSGFGTRLAFDAFALIAILALHAGPTQVSVLAATGLAVGAAVAVPLGPWLEFRRKRPVMVAMDLIRFVALMSVPAAYALGLLGFVQLLLVSVVVGAADIAFSAASGAYLKTLVRPEDLLAANGRFESTAWTVTVLGPPAGTAAIGFFGPVTTVLADAVSYLLSAAGIRAIGGSEPLPARTGTPRSRLRPRDLIEGWRYILSHPALRPLFFNTVLVSGLIMATSPLLAVLMLGNLGFAPWQYGLAFGLPCIGGIIGSRLARGFVARVGRQKVLLAAGALRACWSLGLAFIRPGTGGLVLVIVVEFGLITCMGVFNPVFATYRLEQTATDRIVRTLAAWSVTSKLTVAAMTGLWGLLAAVTGPRAAIAVAGLLMLFTPFLLPWSEREPHHEPDAAGIRA
- a CDS encoding LysR family transcriptional regulator, which produces MDLEAVRTFAAVADTGQFQEASAELSITQQAVSRRISVLEKSLGVRLFTRTPRGAELTIDGQALLPHARELLRVAERAVASVHAGRRPLRVDVIASRGAQAGLMRGFHRAYPEIELDVLMLFEIEAAVAAIRTGAIDASFRAVTAPGRPLPEEIESVRVLDEPLQLLTGPAHALAGARSVTLAQLAGHRIWMPGIVPGTEWGAYYDDLVAEFDLTIEATGPNFGSDALLDTIADTPALATFMGEHTRLIWPAGHGLRRIPVIDPTPVYPHSLIWRRDNPHPALLALRDHLGSTRPHQADGETWKPAWAKDSDVRRA